One Oncorhynchus keta strain PuntledgeMale-10-30-2019 chromosome 23, Oket_V2, whole genome shotgun sequence DNA segment encodes these proteins:
- the dapk3 gene encoding death-associated protein kinase 3 — protein sequence MAGFRQEDVEAFYDMGEELGSGQFAIVRKCKDKSSGSEYAAKLIKKRRLSSSRRGVSREEIEREVNILREIQHSNIITLHDIFENKTDVILILELVSGGELFDFLAEKESLTEEEATQFLKQILDGVYYLHSKRIAHFDLKPENIMLLDKNVSNPRIKLIDFGIAHQIKAGNEFKNIFGTPEFVAPEIVNYEPLGLEADMWSIGVITYILLSGASPFLGETKQETLTNISAVNYDFDEEYFSNTSELAKDFIRRLLVKDPKKRMTIDDSLQHPWIKVIKRRNVRQEESGKKPERRRLKTTRLKEYTIKSHSSMPPNNTYVNFERFSQVLEEIAAAEEGLRDLEQNQRSCREDVAALLSIYEEKEGWYKEENQSIASDLGHIRQELQRTQAQRRQSQEDARATMLAANALKRKFGRLENRYEVLAEQVASEVLWVEELVRGIEKEKDSLVMP from the exons ATGGCTGGCTTCAGACAAGAGGATGTGGAGGCGTTCTATGATATGGGAGAGGAGCTAGGGAG TGGACAATTCGCCATCGTACGGAAGTGTAAAGACAAGAGTTCTGGCTCGGAGTACGCCGCCAAGTTAATCAAGAAGCGTCGCCTGTCGTCCAGCCGCCGGGGCGTAAGCCGCGAGGAGAtcgagagggag GTGAACATTCTGAGAGAGATCCAGCACAGCAACATCATCACGCTGCACGACATCTTCGAGAACAAGACAGACGTCATCCTCATCCTGGAGCT AGTGTCTGGAGGGGAACTATTTGACTTCCTGGCAGAGAAGGAGTCTCTAACAGAGGAGGAGGCCACACAGTTCCTCAAACAGATCCTGGACGGGGTCTACTATCTACACTCCAAACGCATCGCTCATTTTGACCTGAAG CCAGAGAACATCATGCTGCTTGATAAGAACGTCTCCAACCCCAGGATCAAACTCATCGACTTCGGCATCGCTCATCAGATCAAAGCTGGAAATGAGTTTAAGAATATCTTTGGAACGCCAGAGTTTGTTG CTCCAGAGATAGTCAACTATGAACCACTCGGACTGGAGGCTGACATGTG GAGTATTGGAGTTATCACGTACATTCT GTTGAGTGGTGCCTCTCCGTTCCTGGGGGAGACCAAGCAGGAGACTCTGACCAACATCTCTGCTGTCAACTATGACTTTGACGAGGAGTACTTCAGCAATACCAGTGAGCTGGCCAAGGACTTCATCAGACGCCTGCTGGTCAAGGATCCCAA GAAGAGGATGACCATCGATGACAGCCTTCAGCATCCCTGGATCAAG gtgaTCAAGAGGCGGAACGTGCGCCAGGAGGAGAGCGGGAAGAAGCCGGAGCGCAGGCGCCTGAAGACCACGCGTCTAAAGGAGTACACTATCAAGTCCCACTCCTCCATGCCCCCAAACAACACCTACGTCAACTTCGAACGCTTCTCCCAGGTGCTGGAGGAGATCGCTGCTGCTGAGGAGGGGCTGAGAGACCTGGAACAAAAccagag GTCGTGCCGGGAGGACGTGGCTGCTCTCCTGTCTATCTACGAGGAGAAGGAGGGCTGGTACAAGGAGGAGAACCAGAGCATCGCCAGCGACCTGGGTCACATCCGCCAGGAGCTGCAGCGTACCCAGGCCCAGCGCAGGCAGAGTCAGGAGGATGCCCGCGCCACCATGCTGGCTGCTAACGCCCTCAAGAGGAAGTTTGGCCGTCTGGAGAACCGTTACGAGGTCCTGGCAGAACAGGTGGCGTCGGAGGTGCTCTGGGTGGAGGAGCTGGTCAGGGggatagagaaggagaaggaCAGCCTCGTCATGCCCTGA